In Oceanobacillus sp. FSL K6-2867, one DNA window encodes the following:
- a CDS encoding LPXTG cell wall anchor domain-containing protein → MLKRLSLLGLSLMLVLYPTAVLAADNTEQQDSDQIDMTETQTDIADLQSDNEEDNAVTEANESNKEEPAESADLEELAEEAVTEDEQDAEQIAPEESIVESEQDIKETPSDAAVEETSEAEASEEQADSNAADADVETDAGEDEATVETEEEDPADEAEDLEQSDEDLDLTKIHGAANGEITYDFNKGYYVLDLQAGLSNYSSSQVLDQKWVAFALPDGVYLPDVKEVPSGVAQVYLPYGKSGIAIRIPDVSEFPDSKYVYPKIPLMGEPNDNNPNENLYLLNVNVDEMTFENLGQIKSQRNVDFSVMQGEPELDIDGSIEGKAVYDTEKRNYTVDLTIKATNNSESDITDIYAGFKLPEGVGLIESEDISEDIEVLQLEDGSQEVAVKLPNMESGEDGELHYQIPVLGKSSEVIEASTTNVYRFHSDGTYHPLGQFEGSVRIDFSEMSETWDFSAESQLVRDFPGLEANQFGLRFGFTALNLTFDNIDEVKIEFNVPDGITIHEPDSYSQGSIPDSLQDFLNSEGGFSSDLDLNWDGNTATINLDTVNGISGYEGFFTAFGESSQSLESLEGLEVIVTLYQDGVEVVREIDVPFEIVSYEGDDGENPEEPGDDNENPGDDNQNDGDDQTGGDNDQNDGDDQTGGDNDQNDGDDQTGGDNDQNDGDDQTGGDNDQNDGDDQTGGDNDQNDDDDQTGGDSDQNDGDDSTGGNNDQNNGNNPSAGNNEDDQQTAGQNVNNDNNSQDNTKGSVLPDTATNMYSMLLIGMIFTVAGLALMLFRKKKIAE, encoded by the coding sequence ATGTTGAAGAGATTGTCACTGTTAGGTCTATCTCTCATGCTGGTTCTGTATCCGACTGCTGTATTAGCAGCTGATAATACCGAACAGCAAGATAGTGACCAAATTGACATGACAGAAACGCAAACAGACATTGCAGATTTGCAATCTGACAACGAAGAGGATAATGCCGTTACAGAAGCAAACGAGAGCAATAAAGAAGAACCGGCAGAAAGTGCTGATTTAGAAGAATTAGCAGAGGAAGCCGTAACGGAAGACGAACAGGATGCTGAACAAATAGCACCAGAAGAATCCATAGTGGAAAGTGAGCAGGATATTAAAGAAACTCCATCAGATGCTGCTGTAGAGGAAACTTCAGAAGCAGAAGCGAGTGAAGAACAAGCTGATAGTAATGCAGCAGATGCAGATGTGGAAACAGATGCTGGAGAAGACGAAGCAACTGTGGAAACAGAAGAAGAGGATCCTGCTGACGAAGCTGAAGATTTAGAGCAATCCGATGAGGATTTGGATCTTACTAAGATTCATGGTGCTGCAAATGGTGAAATTACGTATGATTTCAATAAAGGCTACTATGTGCTAGATTTACAAGCAGGTTTAAGTAATTACTCCAGTAGTCAAGTATTAGATCAAAAATGGGTAGCGTTTGCACTGCCAGATGGTGTCTATCTTCCTGATGTGAAGGAAGTGCCAAGCGGTGTTGCACAAGTCTATCTTCCATATGGAAAAAGCGGCATTGCAATCAGAATACCTGATGTTTCGGAATTCCCGGATAGCAAATATGTTTATCCTAAAATTCCTTTGATGGGTGAACCAAATGACAATAATCCTAACGAAAACCTTTATCTATTAAACGTGAATGTCGATGAAATGACATTTGAAAATCTGGGGCAAATAAAAAGCCAACGAAATGTAGATTTTTCTGTGATGCAAGGAGAACCTGAGCTTGATATCGATGGATCTATTGAAGGTAAAGCTGTATATGATACAGAAAAACGTAACTATACGGTTGATTTGACTATTAAAGCAACCAATAACTCAGAATCAGATATTACAGATATTTATGCAGGATTTAAACTTCCAGAAGGTGTTGGGCTTATTGAAAGTGAAGATATTTCAGAGGATATTGAAGTACTTCAGTTAGAAGATGGATCACAGGAAGTAGCAGTAAAGCTGCCAAATATGGAGTCAGGTGAAGATGGTGAATTGCACTATCAAATTCCGGTATTAGGAAAATCATCTGAAGTTATTGAAGCATCAACGACTAATGTATATCGTTTTCACAGTGATGGTACGTATCACCCACTCGGTCAATTTGAAGGATCCGTACGCATTGATTTTTCAGAAATGAGTGAAACATGGGATTTCAGTGCTGAAAGTCAGCTTGTTAGAGATTTCCCAGGACTTGAGGCAAATCAATTTGGTTTGCGTTTTGGCTTCACTGCGCTAAACTTAACTTTCGATAATATTGATGAAGTGAAAATTGAATTTAATGTCCCGGATGGGATTACAATTCATGAACCAGATTCCTATAGTCAAGGTTCTATTCCTGATTCCTTGCAGGACTTTCTTAATAGTGAAGGTGGCTTTAGCAGTGATCTTGATTTAAATTGGGATGGAAATACGGCTACAATTAATTTAGATACAGTGAATGGCATCAGTGGATATGAAGGATTTTTCACGGCCTTTGGAGAAAGCAGCCAATCTCTTGAAAGCTTAGAAGGGTTAGAGGTCATTGTAACGCTTTATCAAGATGGTGTTGAAGTAGTACGTGAAATTGATGTGCCATTTGAAATTGTTTCCTATGAAGGAGACGATGGGGAAAACCCTGAAGAGCCAGGCGATGATAACGAAAATCCAGGAGACGATAACCAAAATGATGGTGATGATCAAACTGGTGGAGACAACGACCAAAATGATGGTGATGATCAAACTGGTGGAGACAACGACCAAAATGATGGTGATGATCAAACTGGTGGAGACAACGACCAAAATGATGGTGATGATCAAACTGGTGGAGACAACGACCAAAATGATGGTGATGATCAAACTGGTGGAGACAACGACCAAAATGATGATGATGACCAAACTGGTGGGGACAGTGACCAAAATGATGGTGATGACTCAACCGGTGGAAATAACGACCAAAATAATGGAAACAACCCGTCTGCTGGAAATAATGAAGATGACCAACAAACTGCCGGCCAAAATGTAAATAACGACAATAACTCTCAAGATAATACCAAAGGATCTGTATTACCAGATACAGCTACAAATATGTATTCCATGCTTTTAATTGGAATGATTTTCACTGTAGCTGGCTTAGCACTTATGCTGTTTAGAAAGAAGAAGATAGCTGAATAA